In Humulus lupulus chromosome 7, drHumLupu1.1, whole genome shotgun sequence, the following are encoded in one genomic region:
- the LOC133790146 gene encoding 2-oxoglutarate-dependent dioxygenase 19-like: MRAMSETLGLEPNCLEKATNWDEGFDLLASNYYPTCPDPDQVIGLPPHTDSGLMNLLVQNDVGGLQILHKSGKWVQWNAMPNTIIVDLGDQMQILTNDLYKSVTHRAVVNNKSTRISIVSGHGPAVNAKVVPIPELLEALGQAPAYPGIPYNEYLELQRTSHSFLKSTLDIIRLES; encoded by the exons ATGAGAGCAATGTCTGAGACATTAGGGTTGGAACCAAATTGCTTAGAGAAGGCAACGAATTGGGATGAAGGATTTGATTTGTTGGCTTCAAACTATTATCCAACTTGTCCAGACCCTGACCAGGTTATTGGACTCCCACCTCACACTGACTCAGGCCTCATGAATCTTCTGGTCCAAAACGACGTCGGAGGACTTCAGATCCTTCACAAATCAGGAAAATGGGTTCAATGGAATGCCATGCCTAACACCATTATTGTTGACCTTGGTGATCAAATGCAG ATCCTTACCAATGACCTGTACAAGAGTGTGACACATAGAGCAGTGGTGAACAACAAAAGCACAAGAATATCAATAGTGTCAGGACATGGACCAGCGGTGAACGCCAAGGTTGTACCAATACCAGAGCTTTTAGAAGCATTGGGCCAAGCCCCGGCTTATCCAGGGATTCCATACAATGAATACTTGGAACTTCAACGAACCTCCCACTCTTTCCTCAAATCCACTCTCGACATAATAAGATTGGAATCATAA